The genomic stretch CGAGGGTCTCCCGCCGCGTTTCCTGGCGCGGTCGATGCGCGGGTTGTTGGGTGCGGGGTGGGGATTCTAGGGTTTCGTTGCGGTGGGTTATTTATCTGCGCCGCGTTGAGTCGATTGGCATTGATTCGATCTCGATTTTGCAGGTTTTGGGAATGGTGGAGGTCGGGGTCGAGCCGcccgcggaggccgcggcggggcTATCGCCGGGCAGGTTGAGGCCCTCCGCCAGGCGGTCCTGGCCGCTCGGGTGCGGCCGGTccccctcgccctcgccctcgcccccacccccgcccgcggccgcgggggGCGATGGTTTGAAGGGCGCGGTCGATGCGCGGGTTGTTGGGTGCGGGGTGGGGATTCTATGGTTTCGTTGCGGTGGGTTATTTATCTGCGCCGCGTTGAGTCGATTGGCATTGATTCGATCTCGATTTTGCAGGTTTTGGGAATGGTGGAGGTCGGGGTCGAGCCGcccgcggaggccgcggcggggcTATCGCCGGGCAGGTTGAGGCCCTCCGCCAGGCGGTCCTGGCCGCTCGGGTGCGGCCGGTccccctcgccctcgcccccacccccgcccgcggccgcgggggGCGATGGTTTGAAGGGCGCGGATGATGgcgccggcgtcctcggcggCAGAGCGGATGAGGCGGttgccgcccccgccgccgtttCGCCTCCGGCTCAGAACGGCTCCCTGCTTCAGCAGCAGGGCTCGGATAAggcggccgcccccgccgctaCTTCACCTGTCGTGCAGAACGGCGCCCTGCCTCAGCAGCAGGGTCTGGATAATGTGGAGGCGGCGCTCGCCCCCGCGCAGAATGGCGCCCCTCCTCGGCATGGGCACAATAAGGTGGATGAGCCGGTTGCTCCTGCTGCTGTTTCGCCTGTGGCGTGCAACGGCACACTCCAGGGTACCCTACCTGAGTCAGGCCTAGAGAAGGCAGGGGAGGATGGAGACAAGGTGGGGAATGGAGAGGCACAATTGCTGGGTGATGCTGGCGTGCCACCATTGGATGGTCTGGAGGGGAACGGGGTGGTCAAGGTGGTGGCATCAGCCGTCGCGGTACCGGATAGTTGTGGCGTTGTTGGTTCTGCGCAGAATGATGGTGAGAGGGGTGGTTTGTTGGTGGCAGAGGgagaggtggggagggaggaggtTGCAGATGGAGATGTCATGGAGATGGGAAACAGAGCAGGGGATGGTGAGTTGGAGAGGAAGCAAAATGGAGTTGCAGGAAGCAGGATGAAGAGATGGTTGACATCTGCTGTGAATTCGCCGCCTAAGAAGAGGGTGGTTGCAGACGGGAGGACTGTTACCACCAAAGAAGAGGGCAATGGAGTTTTGGAGATCTCACCTGTATGCACATCTCCTCCTGGCTGTGGGAGGAATGCTGTTACCACCACAGACAGTAGAGTTTTGGAGGTCTCACCCATACGCACATTTCCTCCTGGCAGTGGGAAGTCTGCTCTTACTACCACAGGCAGTGGAGATGAGGAGGGGTTGCCGTTAGAAGCCACACCTATCATCAACGTTGATGCCGCAGCAGCAATTCCGGTTTCAGGAGGGGCTACTTCTCTGACATCAGCACTAGATGTTTCTAATGAGAAATTGGAAGGCAAGAGAATGACAAATGAAGGACATAGCAAGGCTCACATTAGGGTCCAGGTTCCAGATGATTTTGTAGGTACCGAACAAGATGGGAACCTGCAGCAAAATGTTGATGAAAAATCTACACCAAGGAATAGTTCTGATGAGAAGATGAAGGGAAAACTCTCACAAAGTGAAGGGAAGCAGTTAGCACGAGTAGTGGTGGGTGATaagatgaaaaataaaattgaagGAAGCTTGCATAGAAGTACTCATAAGACACCTTTGAGCGATCCCATTGATGCAAAGACAAAAGGAAAGAGGTTGGAGAGTGGCAAGATGAATGCGACGTTGCTTGGTAATGCAGGGGGGAAGATGCAAAGTAAAACTTTGAGCACTAAAAAAGAATTGGCATGCTCAAATATGAACGTAAAGCAAAATAAATCTGCTCATAAGCCgagcaagtttggaaaacatgtTGCAACCAATCAAATGAGAGAAAGTGATGATATGAAACTTGTTCCCGACCAACTAATTGTACTAGCATTGATGGCTCCTGACAAATGTCCTTGGACACGAGGAAGGAAATCTAGAGCTAGTGCTTCCAAGCCTCTTGCCCCAAGGAACAAACTTAATGGAATGGATGTCACTCCAAGAAGATTATTGATCAATGATGAGACAATGGAGGACAATGACGATTCTAACCCGGAAGATGATGGCAACTCCAAGGTGTTGGTTATGTGTGGAGAAAAGCAAGAAATATGTGTCACGGTTCCTCCGTCTGTTCCTTCCGGGTCACACCAAAGGCAACTTGGGGACCATGATGTAGATGCTCAAAGAAAAGTTAGAAAGTTGCTCCAATTATTCCAGGTGGCATGCCGAAAGATTACACGACTTGTGGAACAAGGTAATCGCAATATCGGAAGGGTTGACACTGAAGCATTTAAGGCTTTAAAGAGAGACCCTATCTATAACAAGCCTGG from Setaria italica strain Yugu1 chromosome II, Setaria_italica_v2.0, whole genome shotgun sequence encodes the following:
- the LOC101783431 gene encoding uncharacterized protein LOC101783431 — translated: MVEVGVEPPAEAAAGLSPGRLRPSARRSWPLGCGRSPSPSPSPPPPPAAAGGDGLKGAVDARVVGCGVLGMVEVGVEPPAEAAAGLSPGRLRPSARRSWPLGCGRSPSPSPPPPPAAAGGDGLKGADDGAGVLGGRADEAVAAPAAVSPPAQNGSLLQQQGSDKAAAPAATSPVVQNGALPQQQGLDNVEAALAPAQNGAPPRHGHNKVDEPVAPAAVSPVACNGTLQGTLPESGLEKAGEDGDKVGNGEAQLLGDAGVPPLDGLEGNGVVKVVASAVAVPDSCGVVGSAQNDGERGGLLVAEGEVGREEVADGDVMEMGNRAGDGELERKQNGVAGSRMKRWLTSAVNSPPKKRVVADGRTVTTKEEGNGVLEISPVCTSPPGCGRNAVTTTDSRVLEVSPIRTFPPGSGKSALTTTGSGDEEGLPLEATPIINVDAAAAIPVSGGATSLTSALDVSNEKLEGKRMTNEGHSKAHIRVQVPDDFVGTEQDGNLQQNVDEKSTPRNSSDEKMKGKLSQSEGKQLARVVVGDKMKNKIEGSLHRSTHKTPLSDPIDAKTKGKRLESGKMNATLLGNAGGKMQSKTLSTKKELACSNMNVKQNKSAHKPSKFGKHVATNQMRESDDMKLVPDQLIVLALMAPDKCPWTRGRKSRASASKPLAPRNKLNGMDVTPRRLLINDETMEDNDDSNPEDDGNSKVLVMCGEKQEICVTVPPSVPSGSHQRQLGDHDVDAQRKVRKLLQLFQVACRKITRLVEQGNRNIGRVDTEAFKALKRDPIYNKPGAMVGSIPGVKVGDEFHFRVELSIVGLHRPHQGGIDTSTVNGVPVAISIVASGGYPDELSSSDELIYTGSGGKAGGNKQGDDQKLERGNLALKNCIDTKTPVRVIHGFKGQNRSEIGHSKGKKTSTFIYDGLYEVMECWQEGLKGEMVFKYKLHRIAGQPELALHAVKATRKSKVREGLCLPDISQGSERMPISVINTIDDTRPAPFKYTTKVIYPSWYEKEPPKGCDCTNGCTDSIKCACAVKNGGEIPFNSDGAIIEARPLIYECGPSCRCPPTCHNRVSQHGVKIPLEIFKTGSTGWGVRSLSSISSGSFICEYVGELLEDKEADKTQNDEYLFDIGSNYHDEELWVGLKSVVGVQSSTSSSKTMEGFTIDAAEYANVGRFINHSCSPNLYAQHVLWDHDDMRMPHVVLFAVENIPPLQELTYHYNYTVGQVLDENGKEKVKHCYCGASDCCGRLY